The following are from one region of the Mixophyes fleayi isolate aMixFle1 chromosome 7, aMixFle1.hap1, whole genome shotgun sequence genome:
- the RAB40C gene encoding ras-related protein Rab-40C, giving the protein MGTQGSPVKSYDYLLKFLLVGDSDVGKGEILESLQDGASESPYSYSNGIDYKTTTILLDGRRVKLELWDTSGQGRFCTIFRSYSRGAQGILLVYDITNRWSFDGIDRWIKEIDEHAPGVPRILVGNRLHLAFKRQVPTEQARAYAEKNGMTFFEVSPLCNFNVTESFTELSRIVLMRHGMEKIWRPNRVFSLQDLCCRAIVSCTPVHLIDKLPLPVAIKSHLKSFSMANGMNAVMMHGRSYSVAGGSGGATGGGGGSKGNSLKRSKSIRPPQSPPQNCSRSNCKIS; this is encoded by the exons ATGGGCACTCAAGGAAGCCCTGTGAAGAGCTACGATTATCTCCTGAAATTCCTGCTGGTGGGAGACAGTGATGTTGGAAAGGGGGAAATCCTGGAGAGTTTGCAGGACGGTGCATCAGAATCCCCTTACTCCTATAGTAACG GTATTGACTACAAAACTACTACAATCCTGTTGGACGGCCGGCGGGTGAAACTTGAGCTGTG GGACACCTCTGGCCAAGGCAGGTTCTGCACCATCTTTCGCTCATACTCCAGAGGAGCACAG GGTATTCTCTTAGTTTACGACATCACCAACCGATGGTCCTTTGATGGAATAGACCGCTGGATCAAAGAGATAGACGAG CATGCCCCAGGGGTACCACGTATCTTGGTGGGAAATAGACTGCATCTGGCTTTCAAAAGGCAAGTGCCCACTGAGCAGGCCCGGGCCTATGCGGAGAAGAACGGAATGACTTTTTTTGAGGTCAGCCCACTCTGTAACTTTAATGTGACTGAGTCCTTCACAGAACTGTCTCGAATAGTCCTGATGAGGCACGGGATGGAAAAGATCTGGAGGCCAAACAGGG TATTCAGCTTGCAAGATCTATGTTGCCGTGCTATTGTCTCCTGCACACCTGTTCATCTTATCGATAAGCTTCCCCTGCCAGTGGCTATCAAAAGCCACCTCAAATCCTTCTCCATGGCCAATGGAATGAACGCTGTGATGATGCATGGACGTTCCTACTCTGTGGCTGGTGGTAGTGGGGGAGCAACAGGAGGTGGTGGGGGAAGCAAGGGCAATAGCCTTAAACGTTCAAAATCCATTCGGCCACCTCAAAGCCCCCCTCAGAACTGCTCAAGAAGCAACTGCAAGATCTCCTAG
- the UBFD1 gene encoding ubiquitin domain-containing protein UBFD1, producing the protein MASQDEVEELGMEADGETVKLSCAGDGDTNSQASHDSGSAQPEADGAVSNGADSESEKELVEFKIIWNKNKYDVKLPLDSTGASLKQKIHTLTGLPPAMQKVMFKGLLPEDKTLREIKVTNGAKVMVVGSTINDVLAVTTPKETVQQEVKEEESKKEPLCRQKQHRKVLDKGKPEDVMTSLKGVQERLPTTPISGMYNKSGGKVRLTFKLEQDQLWIGTKERTEKIPMGSIKNVLSEPIEEHEDYHMMAFQLGPTEASYYWVYWVPSQYVDAIKDTVLGKWQYF; encoded by the exons AAGTGGAAGAGCTGGGGATGGAGGCGGATGGAGAGACAGTAAAGCTGAGCTGTGCAGGAGATGGAGACACCAATTCTCAGGCTTCCCATGACAGCGGCTCGGCACAACCTGAGGCTGATGGTGCTGTCAGCAATGGAGCGGACTCTGAGTCAGAGAAAGAGCTTGTAGAATTTAAGATTATTTGGAATAAGAACAAGTATGACGTGAAACTTCCATTGGATAGCACAGGAGCAAGCCTTAAACAGAAGATTCatacactcacag GTCTTCCACCAGCTATGCAGAAAGTCATGTTTAAGGGGCTTCTTCCCGAGGACAAAACCCTACGGGAAATCAAAGTTACCAATGGGGCAAAGGTTATGGTGGTAGGGTCCACCATCAATGACGTATTGGCTGTTACCACCCCCAAAGAGACCGTCCAGCAAGAGGTGAAGGAAGAGGAAAGCAAGAAGGAGCCACTGTGCAGGCAGAAG CAACACAGAAAGGTGCTGGATAAGGGCAAACCGGAAGATGTAATGACGTCTCTGAAAGGTGTGCAG GAGCGGCTTCCCACTACCCCTATATCCGGCATGTACAATAAGTCTGGGGGGAAAGTCCGACTGACATTTAAACTGGAGCAAGACCAGCTATGGATTGGTACAAAAG AGAGGACAGAAAAAATCCCCATGGGTTCTATTAAAAATGTACTCTCCGAGCCAATTGAAGAACATGAAGACTATCATATGATG GCATTTCAACTGGGTCCTACTGAAGCATCTTACTACTGGGTATACTGGGTACCGTCGCAGTACGTGGATGCCATCAAGGACACAGTGTTAGGGAAGTGGCAGTATTTTTGA